One region of Oxalobacteraceae bacterium OTU3CAMAD1 genomic DNA includes:
- the rho gene encoding transcription termination factor Rho: MHLSELKALHVSALLEMAIGLDIDNAARLRKQELMFAILKKRAKSGEQIFGDGALEVLPDGFGFLRSPDASYMASTDDIYISPSQIRRFNLHTGDSIEGEVRTPKDGERYFALVKVDKVNGESPEASKHRILFENLTPLHPNEPLRLERDINGTENITGRIVDLIAPIGKGQRGLLVASPKSGKSVLLQHIAHAITSNHPDVTLIVLLIDERPEEVTEMQRSVRGEVVASTFDEPATRHVQVAEMVLEKAKRLVEMKKDVVILLDSITRLARAYNTVIPASGKVLTGGVDANALQRPKRFFGAARNIEEGGSLTIVATALIETGSRMDDVIYEEFKGTGNMEVHLERRLAEKRVYPAINLNKSGTRREELLIKPDQLQKIWILRKLLYSMDEIEAMEFILDKMKATKNNGEFFDMMRRGG, translated from the coding sequence ATGCATCTATCTGAATTAAAGGCCCTACACGTCTCGGCATTGCTGGAGATGGCCATCGGTCTTGATATCGACAACGCGGCGCGTCTGCGCAAACAGGAACTGATGTTCGCGATCCTGAAAAAGCGCGCGAAATCCGGTGAACAGATCTTCGGCGACGGCGCCCTGGAAGTGCTGCCCGACGGCTTCGGCTTCCTGCGCTCGCCGGACGCCAGCTACATGGCCTCCACCGACGATATCTACATTTCCCCTTCCCAGATTCGCCGCTTCAACCTGCACACGGGCGATTCGATCGAGGGCGAAGTGCGCACCCCTAAAGATGGCGAGCGCTACTTCGCGCTGGTCAAGGTCGACAAGGTCAACGGCGAATCGCCGGAAGCCTCGAAGCACCGCATATTGTTCGAGAACCTGACGCCGCTGCACCCGAACGAGCCGCTGCGCCTGGAACGTGACATCAACGGCACCGAAAACATCACCGGCCGCATCGTCGACCTGATCGCGCCGATCGGCAAGGGCCAGCGCGGCCTGCTGGTGGCGTCGCCGAAATCCGGTAAATCGGTCCTGCTGCAGCACATCGCCCACGCGATCACCTCCAACCACCCGGACGTGACCCTGATCGTGCTGCTGATCGACGAACGCCCGGAAGAAGTGACCGAGATGCAGCGCTCGGTGCGCGGCGAAGTGGTCGCCTCGACCTTCGACGAACCGGCCACCCGCCACGTGCAGGTCGCCGAGATGGTGCTGGAAAAAGCCAAGCGCCTGGTCGAGATGAAAAAAGACGTGGTCATCCTGCTGGATTCGATCACCCGCCTGGCGCGCGCCTACAACACCGTGATCCCTGCCTCGGGCAAGGTATTGACCGGTGGCGTCGACGCCAACGCGCTGCAGCGTCCGAAGCGTTTCTTCGGCGCCGCCCGTAACATCGAAGAAGGCGGTTCGCTGACCATCGTCGCCACCGCGCTGATCGAGACCGGTTCGCGCATGGATGACGTGATCTACGAGGAATTCAAGGGTACCGGCAACATGGAGGTGCACCTGGAGCGCCGCCTGGCCGAGAAGCGCGTCTACCCGGCAATCAACCTGAACAAATCGGGCACCCGCCGCGAGGAACTGCTGATCAAGCCGGACCAGCTGCAGAAGATCTGGATCCTGCGCAAGTTGCTGTACTCGATGGACGAGATCGAGGCGATGGAGTTCATCCTCGACAAGATGAAGGCCACTAAAAACAACGGTGAGTTCTTCGACATGATGCGGCGCGGCGGCTAA
- a CDS encoding type B 50S ribosomal protein L31: protein MKPEIHPEYRDVVFHDLSCDFKFVTRSTIQTREKIQHEGKEYPLIKIEVSAESHPFYTGKHKIVDTAGRVEKFRQKFGAVGSKTQVAQG, encoded by the coding sequence ATGAAACCAGAAATCCATCCAGAATACCGCGACGTAGTGTTCCACGACCTGTCGTGCGACTTCAAATTCGTCACCCGTTCGACCATCCAGACCCGCGAAAAGATCCAGCACGAAGGTAAAGAATACCCGCTGATCAAGATCGAGGTGTCGGCTGAATCGCACCCGTTCTACACCGGTAAGCACAAAATCGTCGACACCGCTGGCCGCGTTGAGAAATTCCGCCAGAAATTCGGCGCCGTCGGTTCGAAGACCCAAGTCGCTCAAGGTTAA